In the genome of Bremerella sp. P1, the window GTGCGGGTACCCTTTCAGCACGCGATTATCCGCCACATATTGCAGCAAATCGGTCACCGAAAGTCCTTTCGGGTTATAGAGGCCAGTCGACACATCGCTAACGCCGACGACCTTGGTACCCAGTTCTTCCAGAAGTCGCGCTGTATTGCTACCGACATTACCGAAGCCCTGAACGACCGCCGTCGCTCCTGGCATCGACAGCCCCATTACCTTGGCGGCTTCTTCGATGACATACACAAGACCTCGGCCGGTGGCTTCGCGGCGGCCTAACGATCCGCCTAAGGCCACTGGCTTACCGGTGACAATGGTCGGAACCGAATAGCCAAGCTGCTGGCTGTATGTGTCCATCAGCCAAGCCATCACCTGTTCGTTGGTACCCATGTCCGGTGCGGGAATGTCCTTCTCGGGTCCGATCATTTCGATGATTTCCATCGTGTAACGCCGCGTTAAACGCTGCATCTCGTGGCTGGTCAACACGGTGGGGTCGATGCGGACACCACCTTTGGCCCCGCCAAACGGAAGACGCATCAGCGCACACTTCCAAGTCATCCACATCGCCAAGGCAGACACTTCGCCGAGACCGACATCTTCATGATAGCGAATACCCCCTTTGGTTGGCCCCATTGTCAAGAGATGCTGAACTCGATAGCCGAATACCGTCTCGACATGGGTGTAGCGATCTCTTCGAAACGGCAACGTTACCACAAGTGTCCGTTGAGGGAATAAGAGACGCTCTCGCAAGTTCTCGTCGAGGCTCATAATCTGAGCCGCTTTAAGAAACTGCTGTTGAGACAGGTGCAGCATGGGAGAATTCCACTCTTGCTGCTCAGCATGCGTTCGCTTAACGGCCAGTTTCAATGAACGGGCGAGGCGGTGTCCATCGATCTTTCCCTTAATCAAGTAGTCTTGGGCACCTGCTTCTACGGCCTTGGCAGCCAGAGAAATATCGTCATTGCCTGTCAGCACGACGACTGGAATGTTGCCGGCCGCCTCGTGCATCCGCAGAAACGTCGGAAGCCCTTCGCTATCAGGCAGCGTGAGATCGAGCAAAATGGCATCGGGGCGATTCTGCGACAGGTAATTGAGGCCTGACTCCAAGCGTTCGACGCTGAAAATCGTGAACTTGGTATCGCCCGTTTCGGAAAGAAGTTCCTCGATCAGTTTGGCTTGAAGCGGGTTATCTTCAACGACAAGAACAAGAATTTCCGACATCGCTGGCTCCTGTCAAAGTCGGCTGGGGTGGCGACAGGGTAAAAATCGACACGCGTCCGCTAACATTCTATGGCGTAAAATACCCAATGGCGCGTAAAATCTCTATTAACTCTTTTCGGCAGGATGGCCATGGCACTGGAATCGGAAGTTCAAACCATCTTATCCCGCATTCAAACACAGCGGGATGAAATGCTTCACCAACTGGTGCGATGGGCAGCTATCAATTCTGGCACTAGCAACCTGGCAGGCCTTCGCCAGCTAGGCGATCTCGTACTCGACGATCTTCGGACCTTTTCTGACGATGCCCATGCAATTTCTGTCGAGCCGCAGCTTTTTGTTAACCAACATGGCGACTTGAAAGAACGCCCTATTGGCGACGTCCTATTAGGAGTTTGCCGCACGGGTGCTCCCCAGCAGGCGATCTTGTCGATTCATTTGGATACCGTCTATCCCAACGAATCTCCTTTTCAGAATGTAAAGCAAGAGGGTGAACTACTTCACGGCCCCGGCGTGGCCGATGCCAAAGGGGGCCTCGTTGTCCTTTTATGGGCACTCAAAGCATTTGAGGAATACGTCGAAACAACCGGTCACCTCAACCTGGGATGGAAGGTCATTCTCAATAGCGACGAAGAAATCGGATCGCCTGCTTCTCGCGAGGTCTTCAGTACTCATAGTGAAGGAGTCGATTTTGGTTTGCTGTTCGAACCTTGTCTGCCCAACGGTAGTCTTGTGGGGCAGCGGAAGGGATCGGGCAACTTTGAGATTGTCGTCCGAGGGCAAGCGGCGCACGCAGGACGTGAGTTTCATAAGGGGCGTAACGCAATAGTTGCTGCGGCCCATGTCACCCAGAAGCTGCATGCCCTGAATGGGCGCTGGAAAGACACCACAATCAATGTCGCCAAAATTGACGGCGGAGGTCCCACCAACGTCGTACCAGACACGGCCGTCGTCCGTTTCAACATCCGTTATCCATCCGCGGACATCGAGGCTCCGTTCAATGCGGCGCTCGATCGAATTGTCGAGGAAACGGGAGACGGGATTACCTTGATACGACATGGTGGATTCTTCGCCCCACCCAAACCGCTGACCGAAGAATATGAATCATTGCTCAAGACTGTTCAGGCCAGTGGCAAGACACTTGGGATTGATTTCTCCTGGGAGTCGACCGGCGGCGTCTGCGATGGCAACCGCCTGGCAGCACTCGGTGTGCCCAATATCGATACGATGGGCGTCCGCGGGGGCAATATCCATTCCCCTCAGGAATACATGCACTGCGACAGTTTGGTCCAGCGAACGCAGCTCACCTTCCTCACTTTGGTAACCCTTGCCGAAAGATTTCGACAGGCCGGGACTTCAACCAAGGCGTAAAATGAAGTACAGCACCCATCTGCTAAGGAGGCCCCATGGAATCCAAATCCCTGATTGCCCAACAGCTTTTGTCTGATCCCCGTGTCGCCCAGGCAACGGAACTTCTTACCGCCGCGTTGGCAGAACATTCTGCCAAGCTGTCTGCCCG includes:
- a CDS encoding Glu/Leu/Phe/Val dehydrogenase dimerization domain-containing protein, whose product is MSEILVLVVEDNPLQAKLIEELLSETGDTKFTIFSVERLESGLNYLSQNRPDAILLDLTLPDSEGLPTFLRMHEAAGNIPVVVLTGNDDISLAAKAVEAGAQDYLIKGKIDGHRLARSLKLAVKRTHAEQQEWNSPMLHLSQQQFLKAAQIMSLDENLRERLLFPQRTLVVTLPFRRDRYTHVETVFGYRVQHLLTMGPTKGGIRYHEDVGLGEVSALAMWMTWKCALMRLPFGGAKGGVRIDPTVLTSHEMQRLTRRYTMEIIEMIGPEKDIPAPDMGTNEQVMAWLMDTYSQQLGYSVPTIVTGKPVALGGSLGRREATGRGLVYVIEEAAKVMGLSMPGATAVVQGFGNVGSNTARLLEELGTKVVGVSDVSTGLYNPKGLSVTDLLQYVADNRVLKGYPHADEVSNQELLELKCDILAPCALQNQITASNVEKLQCKMVAEGANGPTTLEADEILKERGVFVVPDVLGNAGGVTVSYFEWVQGTQNYMWTLDEINSRLKKILVDAFQRTLGRSEKQNLDFRTAALIEGIERVAEAKLRRGLFP
- a CDS encoding hydrolase, encoding MALESEVQTILSRIQTQRDEMLHQLVRWAAINSGTSNLAGLRQLGDLVLDDLRTFSDDAHAISVEPQLFVNQHGDLKERPIGDVLLGVCRTGAPQQAILSIHLDTVYPNESPFQNVKQEGELLHGPGVADAKGGLVVLLWALKAFEEYVETTGHLNLGWKVILNSDEEIGSPASREVFSTHSEGVDFGLLFEPCLPNGSLVGQRKGSGNFEIVVRGQAAHAGREFHKGRNAIVAAAHVTQKLHALNGRWKDTTINVAKIDGGGPTNVVPDTAVVRFNIRYPSADIEAPFNAALDRIVEETGDGITLIRHGGFFAPPKPLTEEYESLLKTVQASGKTLGIDFSWESTGGVCDGNRLAALGVPNIDTMGVRGGNIHSPQEYMHCDSLVQRTQLTFLTLVTLAERFRQAGTSTKA